The segment GCGGCGATAGGCGCCGGCAGCTTCTTCTTGCTGCGCTTCTTCTACTTTCGCTACCGCGGCATCGAGGGCCTCGGGCTGGGGGACGTCAAGTTGATGGCCGGGCTCGGCGCATGGTTGGGCGCGTCCTGGTTACCCTTGCTGGTCATCGTTGCCGCCGTTTCCGGGCTGCTGTCGGCATTCCTGCGGGCATGGAGCGACGGAGCCAGAGTCTCGGCGACGAGCGCGGTACCCTTTGGCGCCTACCTTGGCGGCAGCGCGCTTGTGCTCTCGTACTTGAGGGCGGCGGGCGTCTGGTAGTGATAGGCCGGTCCATGGCCACGTCCCTCCGGCAGGCGCCTCTCGTCAGGACGATGCCGCTTTTGATATGATACGGCGCGGGTTACGACAGGATCAGGTCCTCACGATGAACAAGATGCCGGAACCAAGACCGGACGCCGCATCGCAGGGCGCGTTTTCCGAAAAGCGTCTTGCCGAGTTGCTCGTCGAAAGAAACGACGTCCAGCAGGCGGATCTGGACAATGCTCTCCGGATTCAGCGCTCCGTCGGCGGCCGTCTCGACGTGTTGCTGCTCCGGACCGGGACGGTCTCGGAAGACCTGCTGCTGCAACGGCTCGCCGAACTCCAGGGCGCGACCTACCTCCGCAAGGCCGAGGATCTGCCGGACAGCCTCGAGGTGCACCGGTTCGTTTCCGAGTCGCCGATCAAACGGGAGTGGTTTCTGGACAACGGCGTTCTGATGTGGCGCCGGGACGGCCGTCTCTTCTGCATCGCCCGGGATATCCGCGATCACGGAGTGCTCGCCACCCTTTCCTACTTCTATCCGGGCGAGGCTGTGACCTTCTGCCTCACCGCCGGCCACCAGATCGACCGTCTGCTCGATGCCGTTGACGGGGGGCAGGCGGCCGAGCGCCTTCGTGCCGGCGATAGCGCCAGACAACTCGCCGAAGTGGCCGAGGAGGCTCCGGTCATCGAATTCGTCAACAACCTGCTCGCACAGGCCGTGGACCTGAAGGCATCGGACATCCACATCGAACCGGCTGAAGAGCAGTTCGCGGTCCGGATGCGTGTCGACGGCGTGCTGCAAACCAGGTTGGTGCAGCCGGTGGAGCGCTTCCCGGCCATCGCATCCCGGGTCAAGCTTATATCCGGCCTCGACATCGCGGAACGGCGGTTGCCCCAGGACGGCCGGATCTCGACCCGGATCGCGGGACAGGAGATGGACATCCGGGTATCGACGGTGCCCTGCGCGTTCGGCGAATCGGTAGTGCTGCGGATGCTGGCGAAGGAGCGGGCGGACCTCGTTCTGACGAATCTGGGCATGGAAACCGACCATCTCGCCCTGTTTCGAAGCTGGTGCCAGACGAGCAGCGGTATCGTGCTGGTCACCGGGCCCACTGGGTCCGGCAAGTCCACCACGCTCGCCGCGGCGCTCACCGAGATCGACGACGGCGTCAAGAAGATCATTACGGTGGAAGATCCGGTCGAGCACCAGATGCCCAACATCACGCAGATCCAGACCCATGCGGAGATCGGCTATACGTTTGCCCGGGCGCTGCGCGCCATTCTGCGTCAGGACCCGGACGTCATCATGATCGGCGAGATACGTGATCTTGAGACCGCGGAGATCGCCGTGCGCGCGGCGATGACGGGGCACCTGGTGCTGTCGACGGTCCATACCAACGATGCGCTGTCGAGCTTTACCCGCCTCATCGACATGGGAGTGGAGCCGTTTCTGGTGTCGGGATCGGTCCGCGGGGTCCAGGCACAACGGCTGGTGCGCAAGGCATGCTCGGGTTGTTCGATCCACACCGCCCCCCCGGAGGGTTTCCGCGCGCGCCTCGAACACCTTCCGCCGCACATGCTCGGCGATCGGTGGGTGGCTGTCGCCGGTTGCGATGCTTGCGGGGGCACCGGCTACAGCGGCCGGACCGGCATCTACGAACTCGTTCCCGTGTCCGGCGAGATCCAGGAACGGATCGTATCCGGGGCAAGACTCACGGAGTTGAAGACACTGGCGCTTCGTCAGGGCCATCGCACTCTGTTGGAGGATGGCCTCCTGAAGGCGTCTCATGGGTGCACCACAGTGGAGGAGGTTGCGCGCCTGGGGATCGAGGAATGACCGGCGATGCGGGAGTACGAGTACGAGATCATCGATCGTGACGACCGGGTCGTGAAGGGACGCGCCAAGGCGGCCTCGGTGAACGAGCTTGTTCGCGGCTTGAATGCCGAGGGCCATACCGTCGTCGAGGTGAAGGAACCCCGGGCCGCGCGGCCGTCGCCGTTCCGCCGCCGGCCCGGCGTACAGGACCGCATAGTGGCGCTTCACGAGTTGGCGACGCTGCTCGAATCCGGAGTTTCTCTGGGCAACGCCGTACAGGCCCAGGCCGACGGCACCCGGCACCCGGCACTGACGGCTTCCTTCGAGGCGATGGCCATGGCGCTGGTGCGTGGAGAGAGCTTTCTCCAGGCCCTTCGCGCCGGGCACCTGTCCCTCCCCGAGTATGTCTACCAACTGGTTGAAGCCGGCGAATTGAACGGTCAGCTTGCCACCGCGCTCCGCCAGGCCGTCGAGCAGATGCAATACGATCAACGTGTGGCCTCGGAAATCCGGGGCGCGCTGCTCTATCCGGCAATCCTGGTCGTTTCCGGCTGCACCGCGGTCCTCATCGTCTTCGTGTTCGTCATCCCGCAGTTCTCCGGCCTGCTGGAGAGCGGCAACGAGTTGCCGCTGCTCGCGGAAGCCGTGTTGCGCGCCGGACTATGGTTCGACGCCAACGGCTGGCTGCTTGCCGGCGTATCTGTCATCTTCGCCGTCGCCATTGCCGCCCTCTCACGCAGTGAAGGGGTACGCCAACAGGTACGGGACACGTTGTCCGCCTTGCCGGTCCTCCGTGACTGGTTTACCGAAGCCGATACCGCCAAATGGGCCTCGCTCATGAGCGCCATGCTGGCGAGCCGCGTCGGCATCATGGACGCCCTCCCCCTCGCCGCGCACAGCGTCCGGATTTCCCGCCGCAGGGCGACGCTGGAACAAGCCACCGGCGATGTCCGCGGCGGAGCATCCCTGTCAGAGGCGCTTGAGAAGCGCCGCGCGCTCACCCCCACCGGCTACAACCTGCTCCGGGTCGGCGAGCAGTCGGGCCAGCTCGCCGAGATGCTGCACGCCCTCGCAACCCTCTGTGACGAGAACGGCCGGCGGCGCATGAAGCGATTCCTTACCCTGATCGAGCCGCTGGCGGTCGTGCTGGTCGGCGGCTTTCTCGGTCTAATCATGATCGGGGTCATCCTTGCCATCACTAGTGTGAATGATGTGACGTTCTGATGTGTTGGTGCGATTCGTGATGCGCGAAATCGGCTCGGGGCACGTTTGCGGTCGTAGGGGCAGACGGAAACAACAGAGTTTCCCAAATCCAATCGTCCTTCCACTAGAGCAAAAAAATTCCTCTTTAGTTTGACCAGGGTGAGTCCGCAGTGGTAATTCTGTATCGTTTCGAACGCCGAAGGGCCGTCCAGCGCGGTATCGGCGAGGGTTGGAACGATGGATCTCCGAAGCCTGACGCGGGGCTTACGCAGGGCCTTGGTGTTTCCGCTGCTGCTTGGAGGCGCCATTTCGGTGCCAGCTCCGGTCCTATCGATGATGGGGCCGGTGGGCCACGGCGCGGCGGGCGAACCGGGGCTGGTCCCTGCGGCGATGACGGCGCCGATCACGGTTCCGTTCTTCACCCAATCCACCTCCACGGGTAGCGTCAGCTACCTGCGCATCATCAACCACTCAACAGAAGCAGGCACGGTCAGCATCGTGGCGTATGACGATGCAGGGACGAGGTACGGTCCCGCGACGCTGGAAGTGGACGCGGGCGAGTCGGTTCACTTCAATGCCGGGGACCTAGAGGCGGGGAATGCGGACAAGGGGCTGGGGGACAAGGACCAAGGTTTCAGGGAGGGAATCGGCACCGGCACGGGGGCGTGGCGGCTGGAGCTGACGAGCACTTTGGAGATCGAGGCATTTTCCTACAGCCGGACGGAGGGCGGGGTGGTGAGCGGCATGCAGGCGGTGGTGCCGCGGACGGGTTCTGGGCATTGGATCGGGCTCTTCAATCCGGCGAGCACGATAGGGCGGGAGAGCCGCTTGCGTTTGGTCAACCGTGGGGCGGCGCCTGTGGCGGTGACCATCGAGGGAGTGGATGACGCGGGCGAGTCAGGGTCCGGAGCAGTGCGTCTGACGTTGCCGGCATGGGGCGCACGGATCGTAACGGCGGAGGAGTTGGAGAGCGGTGAGGGCGAAGGGTTCACGGGAGCGTTGGGAGACGGGAGCGGGAGGTGGCGGCTGTTGGTGACGGCGGGCGGTGCGATCGAGGTGATGCACCTCTTGGCGAGCACAACGAGCGGAGAGATGACAAACCTGTCTGCGGGGCCGGTATCACCCGTGGACGGGGACGACGGGGCGACGACGATCCACAAGGTGGGGCTGTTTCCCGCGGCGTCGGAGGAGGGGTTGGAGGGAGTGCTGCGGATCGTGAACCGGACGCGGCAGGCGGGACGTGTGAGCATTGAGGCCATCGATGACACGGGAGCGAAGTTCGGTCCGGTGACGGTGTACCTGAGCGCTTTGAAAGGACTGGTTCTGACGTCTGGAGACCTGGAGGAAGGGAATTCGAGCAAGGGAGTGTTCAGGGGCACGGGAGCCGGGACGGGAGACTGGCGGCTGCGGCTGAGCACGAGTTTGGAGATCGAGGTGCAGTCCTATGTGTACCCGCTGGGTGTTCAGGACGGGCTGCTGTCGGCGATGCACACCCTGGTGTCGCGCGGGGCAAAGGGTCACCGGGTGACGCTGTTCGACCCGGGGGAGGTTGCGGGATCGAGCGGGAGTCTGCGGTTGATCAACCCGTCTGAAACGGAAGCGGCGGTGACGATCCGGGGAGTGGACGGCACGGGAGCGACACCGGGAGGAGAGGTGAGGCTTACGCTTGGGGCGGGCGAGTCGCGCGAGGTGACGGTGGCGGAGTTGGAGGAAGGGACTGGAACGGGGCTGGTGGGAGCGCTGGGGGACGGCACCGGTCAGTGGCACCTGTCGATAGAGTCAAACCGGCGGATTGGGGTGATGAGCTTGTTGTCAGGACCGGGGGGTCGGCTAGCTAACCTGTCCTCACCGCCGGGGGGAACCATGGCGGCGTTTCAGGATGCGCCTGCCGGGTCGGGGGACACGGCGACAGCGGCGGAGGTGTTCGGCGCACACATCTCCGAGCCGGTGGTGCACTCGCGCTGCATCTACTGTCACGTGGAAGAGGGGCGATCGGGCCACACTCGGCTGGTGTTCGAGGAGTCGACGACCGAGGATCACGAGGCGTTGAACCTGGCGGTCTTCGAGCACTTCCTGTCCGTAGTGGAGGGGGGAGCGTCGCGCATTCTGAACAAGATCCAGGGGGTATCGCACGGGGGTGGAGAGCAAGTGCCGGCGAACAGTGATGACTTCGCGCAGATGGAGCGGTTCCTGGCGGCACTGGAAGGGCCGCCGGAGCTGTTCAGCCGCCACATCTCGGAGCGTGTGGTGCAGTCGCGGTGCATCTACTGCCATGTCATGGGTGGCAGGTCAGCTCATACACGGCTAGTGTTCCAGCCGGAGACGAATCCGGACCACGAGGCGCTGAACTTGGCAACGTTCGAGAACTTCCTGGCGGAGGTGGGGGGTGGAGCATCCCGCATCCTGAACAAGATCCAGGGGGTCTCTCACGGGGGCGGGGAGCAGGTACCCGCGGACAGCGACGACTTTGCGCAGATGGAGCGGTTCCTCGGCCGGCTGGACACAGGGGTAGTGCCTGCGGCGATCACCGTAGATACGCTGTTCGACCCGGTACGGATGGCGCCGTTGCGGAAGACTTTGCGGCGGGCGGCGCTGATCTTCGCGGGGCGGGTGCCGACCGAAGAGGAGTACGCCTCGATCTACGGCGGCGGCGGGGCGTTTCGTGCTGCCATCCGCAACCTGATGACCGGGCCGGAGTTTCATGAGTTCCTGATCCGGGGGGCGAATGACCGGCTGCTGACCGATCGGGACGATGGCAATATCATCGACCACGACCAGTTTGTGGACTTCACTAGAGAGCACTATCGCCGGAAAAAGGCGGCCGTTGCCAGCGGGGACTTGAGCAGTTTCCGCTCTTGGTACCGCAACGTGGAACATGGTGCGCGCCGCGCACCCTTGGAGCTTATCGCACATGTGGTTGAGAGTGACTTGCCGTATACGGAAATCCTGACGGCCGACTACATCATGGCAAATCCATATGCAGCCAGGGCGTACGGGGCATCGACGACATTCGATGACCCTGACGATCCCCGTGAATTCAGACCGACAAAGATTGTCTCGTACTATCGAATGGGCGACGATTTCGAACGCGAACACGATCGCATCGTCGACGCCACCCGCATCATTAACCCTGGTTCTTTGCGTACGGACTATCCGCACGCGGGCATTCTAAACACGACCATGTTCCTCAGCCGCTACCCTTCCACGGCCACCAACCGCAATCGGGCACGGGCGCGCTGGACCTATTATCACTTCCTTGGCCTGGACGTCGAGAAGTCAGCGTCACGGACCACCGATCCCGTCGCGCTGGCAGACACCAATAACCCGACCCTGCATAATCCGGCCTGCACCGTCTGCCACAGCGTACTGGACCCGGTCGCTGGAGCGTTCCAGGACTACGGCGATGACGGATTCTACAAGGACCAGTGGGGTGGCATGGATTCGCTGCACCGGTTGTACAAGCAGGATCGTGGAACTCCACTGAATGTTGAAGTCGAATCCTGGCAAGATCGACAGACACTGACGTGGCCGCTGCTGCTGGCCGCGGGCACCCATACGGTGAAGGTGGCCTTCGTCAACGATTTCTGGGACGAAGCCACCCGTCAGGGCGGCGAAATATTCATCGACCGACTGGTGATCCTCGATGCTCAGGGTCGACAGGTAAGCAGCGTGGAGTTCGAGGACGTAGAACCGCCGGTCAAAGCCGATGGCGGCCGTTGCGGGCGCATTTCGCGTAACCCCGCCACCGGGCGCGAAGATCACTTTATTCTGACGAGTAGTAACCGGCGGTGTGTATGGCGTATCGATGTCGAGGTTCCGACCCTGGATGTCTATACGGTCGAGGTGGTTGCGTGGTCGAACGGGCATCGCGAGCACTACAGACCGGACGGCTATGCCAGGCTCGCCGTCAGTGCCAACGGCTATGAAGACGGCGACACTTGGTATCGCGACATGCGTATACCGGGCTTCAGTGCAGAACAGGCGCCCGAGGGCCAGGACAGTCTGCAGTGGCTGGCACAACAGATCGTCGACGACCGGCGCTTCGCCGAGGCGACGGTCAGGTTCTGGTGGCCGGCGATCATGGGGAGCGAGTTGGTGGAGCCGCCGGCGGAAGAAGGCGACGCGGATTTCAAGGGTAAACTGCTTGCCGCCAACGCACAGAGCGCGGAGGTGAGGCGGTTGGCGCATGGTTTCCAGCAGGGGTTTCATGGCGGGTCGGCGTACAACCTCAAGGATCTTCTGGTCGAAATCGTACTCTCGAAATGGTTTCGTGCAGATGTGCTGTATGATTCGGATACGGTACGCCGGGTAGCGCTCCGGTACGCCGGCGCGCGTCGGTTGCTGACACCGGAGGAACTGGCACGCAAGACCACAGCACAGACGGGCTACCAATGGGACCGGTGGTTCAACAAAACCTGTAGGTGGGACACTTGCGAGCCTTTGCCCAATCGTCTGACGCAACGTCTCAGGCTGCTGTACGGTGGAATCGACTCGGATGGTATTACAGAGCGTGCGCGGAACATGACGTCGGTGATGGCCGGGGTAGCCAAGCGGTACGCGGTGCGCACAAGTTGTCCGGTCGTCATGCGCGAGCTCTTTCTGTTGCCGGACGGAGGCCGGAAACTGTTCACGGGCGTCGACAGGAACGTGACGCCCGAACTGGACTTCCGCACCTCCTTCGAGATCGAGGCTGAAGAAGACTGGGAAAAGCTTTCTGTGGAGGGATGGTTACCCCAGGCTTCCAGAACGGTGCGATTGACGTTCCCTAACGACTGGTACGGCGGACGGGGCATGGACCGCAATGTTCGTCTTGACCGACTGGACCTTCAAGACGCTGCCGGCCGGGTTGTTGTCAGCTACGAGCTTGAGAGCCTGGAGCCGTTAAGTGATTGCAACCGTCCGGTGCACGATCACTTCGCATTGCACTGCCGTGGCTCATTGGACGTGATGATCGACATCCCGCGGGCAGGACGTTACACGATAGAGGTTGTCGCACGGGCCGACCAGGCCGGCGATGAGCTTCCGCGGCTGGAGGTTGCGGTTCTGGATGCAGAGCTTTCAAGTGCTGGCGCTCTCGCTATCAGGGAGAAGCTGGTCGAGTTGCACGAGAAACTCCTCGGCGTCGAGGTGACGCTCCATTCTCCGGACGTGGATGCCGC is part of the Deltaproteobacteria bacterium genome and harbors:
- a CDS encoding DUF1588 domain-containing protein gives rise to the protein MFPLLLGGAISVPAPVLSMMGPVGHGAAGEPGLVPAAMTAPITVPFFTQSTSTGSVSYLRIINHSTEAGTVSIVAYDDAGTRYGPATLEVDAGESVHFNAGDLEAGNADKGLGDKDQGFREGIGTGTGAWRLELTSTLEIEAFSYSRTEGGVVSGMQAVVPRTGSGHWIGLFNPASTIGRESRLRLVNRGAAPVAVTIEGVDDAGESGSGAVRLTLPAWGARIVTAEELESGEGEGFTGALGDGSGRWRLLVTAGGAIEVMHLLASTTSGEMTNLSAGPVSPVDGDDGATTIHKVGLFPAASEEGLEGVLRIVNRTRQAGRVSIEAIDDTGAKFGPVTVYLSALKGLVLTSGDLEEGNSSKGVFRGTGAGTGDWRLRLSTSLEIEVQSYVYPLGVQDGLLSAMHTLVSRGAKGHRVTLFDPGEVAGSSGSLRLINPSETEAAVTIRGVDGTGATPGGEVRLTLGAGESREVTVAELEEGTGTGLVGALGDGTGQWHLSIESNRRIGVMSLLSGPGGRLANLSSPPGGTMAAFQDAPAGSGDTATAAEVFGAHISEPVVHSRCIYCHVEEGRSGHTRLVFEESTTEDHEALNLAVFEHFLSVVEGGASRILNKIQGVSHGGGEQVPANSDDFAQMERFLAALEGPPELFSRHISERVVQSRCIYCHVMGGRSAHTRLVFQPETNPDHEALNLATFENFLAEVGGGASRILNKIQGVSHGGGEQVPADSDDFAQMERFLGRLDTGVVPAAITVDTLFDPVRMAPLRKTLRRAALIFAGRVPTEEEYASIYGGGGAFRAAIRNLMTGPEFHEFLIRGANDRLLTDRDDGNIIDHDQFVDFTREHYRRKKAAVASGDLSSFRSWYRNVEHGARRAPLELIAHVVESDLPYTEILTADYIMANPYAARAYGASTTFDDPDDPREFRPTKIVSYYRMGDDFEREHDRIVDATRIINPGSLRTDYPHAGILNTTMFLSRYPSTATNRNRARARWTYYHFLGLDVEKSASRTTDPVALADTNNPTLHNPACTVCHSVLDPVAGAFQDYGDDGFYKDQWGGMDSLHRLYKQDRGTPLNVEVESWQDRQTLTWPLLLAAGTHTVKVAFVNDFWDEATRQGGEIFIDRLVILDAQGRQVSSVEFEDVEPPVKADGGRCGRISRNPATGREDHFILTSSNRRCVWRIDVEVPTLDVYTVEVVAWSNGHREHYRPDGYARLAVSANGYEDGDTWYRDMRIPGFSAEQAPEGQDSLQWLAQQIVDDRRFAEATVRFWWPAIMGSELVEPPAEEGDADFKGKLLAANAQSAEVRRLAHGFQQGFHGGSAYNLKDLLVEIVLSKWFRADVLYDSDTVRRVALRYAGARRLLTPEELARKTTAQTGYQWDRWFNKTCRWDTCEPLPNRLTQRLRLLYGGIDSDGITERARNMTSVMAGVAKRYAVRTSCPVVMRELFLLPDGGRKLFTGVDRNVTPELDFRTSFEIEAEEDWEKLSVEGWLPQASRTVRLTFPNDWYGGRGMDRNVRLDRLDLQDAAGRVVVSYELESLEPLSDCNRPVHDHFALHCRGSLDVMIDIPRAGRYTIEVVARADQAGDELPRLEVAVLDAELSSAGALAIREKLVELHEKLLGVEVTLHSPDVDAAFNLFVEVMKRGQGLDEERFPWWRCGFDDMYYFDGIRDDIVVEGKHDDGRTFYDYDKERQDAFMSGVDFTDIHYGARTWVVVLAYLLTDYRYLML
- a CDS encoding type II secretion system F family protein, producing the protein MREYEYEIIDRDDRVVKGRAKAASVNELVRGLNAEGHTVVEVKEPRAARPSPFRRRPGVQDRIVALHELATLLESGVSLGNAVQAQADGTRHPALTASFEAMAMALVRGESFLQALRAGHLSLPEYVYQLVEAGELNGQLATALRQAVEQMQYDQRVASEIRGALLYPAILVVSGCTAVLIVFVFVIPQFSGLLESGNELPLLAEAVLRAGLWFDANGWLLAGVSVIFAVAIAALSRSEGVRQQVRDTLSALPVLRDWFTEADTAKWASLMSAMLASRVGIMDALPLAAHSVRISRRRATLEQATGDVRGGASLSEALEKRRALTPTGYNLLRVGEQSGQLAEMLHALATLCDENGRRRMKRFLTLIEPLAVVLVGGFLGLIMIGVILAITSVNDVTF
- a CDS encoding ATPase, T2SS/T4P/T4SS family, with the translated sequence MPEPRPDAASQGAFSEKRLAELLVERNDVQQADLDNALRIQRSVGGRLDVLLLRTGTVSEDLLLQRLAELQGATYLRKAEDLPDSLEVHRFVSESPIKREWFLDNGVLMWRRDGRLFCIARDIRDHGVLATLSYFYPGEAVTFCLTAGHQIDRLLDAVDGGQAAERLRAGDSARQLAEVAEEAPVIEFVNNLLAQAVDLKASDIHIEPAEEQFAVRMRVDGVLQTRLVQPVERFPAIASRVKLISGLDIAERRLPQDGRISTRIAGQEMDIRVSTVPCAFGESVVLRMLAKERADLVLTNLGMETDHLALFRSWCQTSSGIVLVTGPTGSGKSTTLAAALTEIDDGVKKIITVEDPVEHQMPNITQIQTHAEIGYTFARALRAILRQDPDVIMIGEIRDLETAEIAVRAAMTGHLVLSTVHTNDALSSFTRLIDMGVEPFLVSGSVRGVQAQRLVRKACSGCSIHTAPPEGFRARLEHLPPHMLGDRWVAVAGCDACGGTGYSGRTGIYELVPVSGEIQERIVSGARLTELKTLALRQGHRTLLEDGLLKASHGCTTVEEVARLGIEE